A single Vanacampus margaritifer isolate UIUO_Vmar chromosome 14, RoL_Vmar_1.0, whole genome shotgun sequence DNA region contains:
- the ambp gene encoding protein AMBP: MQNKMETPIIIVLDLKPSEQGNITFRRRGTLITRVNASVGFMLRFAHGKTEIMQKVVFLASVLILGWTRTSQAFAVPEPAYPTQENFDLSRFLGPWHDVAVAKTCPHMEHHRKDSAIGKLVLQRGLSDEKLDMVRTVLKDGICKQKSGDYNLTTTPGHFRFTRWGAEVDAYVVHTNYDEYALIISIKDRGPGQISIAVKLYSRTMDVRDTVLDDFKRLVREQGMSDDTIIIKQNKGDCVPGEQVEELETVIERLRRDIAPTMALAEMELDGSGDDMLTFNGSEACSLGPEAGPCFGIHHRYFYNSSAMSCQKFNYGGCLGNKNNFMSERECLQRCRTEAVCRLPLTAVACTGEAPNWSFSSILGECVPYKADFCQTNGNKFYSKAECDEYCGVKAAKILEED; encoded by the exons ATGCAAAACAAGATGGAAACCCCTATCATTATTGTGCTGGACCTGAAACCGTCTGAGCAGGGTAACATCACTTTCAGAC GCCGAGGCACACTTATAACACGGGTCAATGCCTCTGTGGGCTTTATGCTGAGATTTGCGCACGGAAAGACTGAGATCATGCAGAAAGTTGTTTTTCTTGCTTCTGTGCTCATCCTGGGATGGACACGGACCAGTCAGGCTTTTGCTGTCCCAGAACCTGCGTATCCTACGCAGGAGAACTTTGACCTAAGCAGG TTTTTAGGGCCTTGGCATGATGTCGCTGTGGCAAAGACATGTCCACATATGGAACACCACAGAAAGGATTCGGCAATCGGAAAGCTGGTGCTGCAGAGGGGACTCTCCGACGAAAAACTGGATATGGTCAGAACAGTGCTCAA AGATGGGATCTGTAAGCAGAAAAGTGGAGACTATAATCTGACGACAACACCAGGACATTTTCGTTTCACAA GGTGGGGTGCTGAAGTGGACGCCTACGTGGTGCACACGAACTACGATGAATACGCGCTCATAATATCGATCAAGGATAGAGGACCGGGCCAGATAAGCATCGCAGTGAAGCTTTACA GTAGGACCATGGACGTGAGGGACACGGTTCTGGATGACTTTAAAAGGCTGGTTAGAGAGCAAGGGATGAGTGACGACACCATTATCATTAAACAGAACAAAG gtgacTGTGTTCCAGGAGAACAAGTGGAAGAGCTGGAAACAGTTATAGAG AGGCTGAGGAGGGACATAGCACCAACTATGGCACTGGCAGAAATGGAATTGGACGGTTCTGGTGATGACATGCTCACATTCAATGGATCGG AGGCGTGCAGTCTGGGGCCGGAGGCGGGCCCGTGTTTTGGTATACACCATCGCTACTTCTACAACTCCAGCGCCATGAGCTGCCAGAAGTTCAATTACGGAGGCTGCCTgggcaacaaaaataacttcatGAGCGAGAGGGAGTGTCTGCAAAGGTGCCGCACTGAGG CGGTATGTCGTCTCCCCCTGACCGCCGTGGCGTGCACTGGTGAGGCCCCCAACTGGTCCTTCAGCTCCATCCTGGGCGAGTGCGTGCCTTACAAAGCAGACTTCTGCCAGACCAACGGCAACAAGTTCTACAGCAAGGCTGAGTGCGACGAGTACTGCGGCGTAAAAG CTGCAAAAATCCTGGAAGAAGACTGA